ATCAAAATATTGGTTTTTTAAATCGAAATTAAATCGCAATAAAAAAGCAAATACAATCGACATAATTGATATCATAAGATCAATTATTAATATGATCCATCTTGGAGTGTGCTTTTTTAATGTTAAAATTCTAAACATATTTTTATTCTCTTATAACTTTAATCTCATTTGAGAGTCCGATTTTTATAATGGAGGAAGCTTGATTTGCTCTTATATCCTGTTTATAATTAACGATATAATCAACGTTTAATTTTATTTTTTCGGAAATTTCATAAAAATTTTCGGGTGCCGGGTCTCCGGAAACATTTGCAGATGTAGAAACAACAGGATTTTTAAATCTTTGCAACAGTTTATCCGTAAATTTTTCTGATGTTATTCTTATTCCGATGCTGCCGTCTTCTGCAATAAGATTTTCAGCGAGATTTTTGGCTCTTTGATAAATAATTGTTGTTGGTTTAGTTGCCAGTTCAACTATATCTAAAGCTATTTCAGGAACATCTTCAACATAAGAGTAAATATGATTAATATTATTTAATAATATAAGCATACTTTTTTTATCATCTCTTTTTTTAATTTTATATATCTTTTCAACTGCTTTTTCATTTTTTGCATCACATCCTATACCCCAAATAGTATCGGTAGGATATAATATAACTCCGCCGTTTTGTAATACTTTTAATGCTTTGTTTATATCTTCTTGCATTGTTCATTTATTGTATTGCATTGTTTAATTATTACATTGATATTTTTTTTTACATTTTAACAATGAAGCAATTTAACAATGCATCAATTCATTTTAAATATACATTCATCAAATTTGATGCAATTTTTTCTTCATTAAATTTTTGAACATAATCCAAGCCTTCATCAATCATCTTTCTGCGAAGATCATGATCATCTAAAATTTTAAGAATTGAATCTGACAGCTTCTCAATATTTTCAGGTTCGACATAAATGCTTGAAAAACCTCCTGTTTCACTGAAAACTCCTCCTTTTGTTGTTATTACCGGAACTCCGGAGTACAATGCTTCAATAATCGGTATTCCGAATCCTTCAAATAAAGAAGGATAAATAAATATATCTGCTTGTTGATAAATTGCCGGCAGATCTGAAAAAGGAATATCATTAATAATTAACAGCTTATTTTCAATATTATTTTCACTTGCATATTTTATTATCTCTTCTTGATAATCAGTTTTACTGCCTGCAATAATTAATACAGTATCAATATCAGCTTCATTAACGGCTTTTAATATTGATAAACTGTTTTTTCTTTTTTCTATAGTACCTACATTTAAAAGATAGTTTTCAGGTAAATTATATTTTCGTGCAACTTCAATTTTTGTATTCGTATCAACTTCTTTTTGGAAATTCGGATGACAACCCTGATAAACAACATCTATCTTTTTTTCGTCTATCCCGAAAAAATTTACTATATCAGATTTTGTTTGCTCACTGATGGCAATAACTGTATCAGCAATTTCGCAAGCATATTTAGCTTTTTGATAATAAATTTTTCTGTCAACAGAATTATATAATTCCGGGTATCTTAAAAAAATCAAATCATGAATGGTAACAATTAATTTTGCAATTGATTTTTTATGAGCTTTATGAGGCAATTCTCCGCTTAAACCGTGATATACATCAAGTTTATGTTCATGTATTTTTTTTGATAAACGAAATGTTCGCCAATACGATTTAAAAGCCTTGCTTAAGAATAATTTCGGCTCAATAATGCTTACTTTGTCAGGAATATTAAATTTAACAGCATTTTCGGTAGAAGGCGTAAACAATAAGTAATTGTGAGAAGGGTAAAACTTCGTCAGTTGTTCAATAGTGCTTCTGCTGTAGTTTCCCAAACCACTTTTATTATAAAAAGCTCTTTTAGCATCGAATCCGATTTTCATTTTCTTGCAATTAAACTATGTAAAAATAGATAAAATATTATACAGTTACATTAAATTTCCTTAAAACATCATTCAAGGATGTTTTAATGTCGGTTGATGCTTTGCGTTTTCCGATTATTAATGCTACAGGAACTTGATATTCACCGGCAGGAAATTTTTTAGTAAACGAACCGGGAATCACAACAGATCTTTCCGGTATTACGCCTTCATATTCAATAGGCTCATAACTTGTAACATCAATTATCTTTGTAGATTTTGTAATTGAGACATTAGCACCCAGTACGGCTTCTTTCATTACTCTGACACCTTCAACGATTATACATCTTGACCCTATAAAACATCCGTCTTCAATTATCACAGGTGCTGCTTGTACAGGTTCCAGGACTCCGCCTATACCGACTCCTCCGCTTATGTGGACATTCTTCCCGATTTGAGCGCATGAACCAACTGTTGCCCATGTGTCAACCATTGTTCCTTCATCAATATAAGCACCGATATTAACATAAGAAGGCATTAAGATGACACCTTTTGAAATGTAAGCACCATATCTGGCAATAGCATGAGGTACAACCCTTATCCCCAGATCTTGATATCCGGTTTTCAAAGGAATTTTATCATGAAATTCCAATACTCCGGCATTTATCACTTGCATTTCCTTAATCGGAAAATAAAGAATAACAGCTTTTTTTATTATATCATTTACTTGCCAAAACCCGTTTGCAGGCTCTGCAACACGTAACTTTCCTTTGTCTAATTGTTCAATAATTTCAGAAATTGCGTCTTTTGTTTTTTTTTCTTTTAATAACTCTCTGTTTTCCCAAGCTGCTTCAACAGTTGAAAATAAACTTTTATTCATCTGATTTATTTTTAATTATTTTTTTAATTAGTATCTTTTATAATCTTTACCGGTCTGTTGTTTTCATATTTTGCTTTATATGTAACATTTCCGAATTTATCATATTTAATCATCATACCGTTTAAAATTCCGCCGGAATATTCCGCGTCTTTTTGTTTTTTTCCGTTAGGATACCACGTTGTAACAATACCATGTCTTTTGCCTTCTTGATAGCTTTCCTGTCTTATTTTTAAACCGTTGCCTGCATACACATACCAATTACCGTTCTTTTTCCCTTCTTTATAAAATCCTGTAATATTTACGTTTCCGTCAGGATAATATGTTTCATATTTACCGTTATAAATACCGTTTTTAAATGATTCTGATTTTTCTTTTAAGCCTTTTTCATTCCAATAAGTTGCTGTTCCGTTTTTAGAATTTTTTTCATAAACGATATTATATTTCATATTTCCGTTTTCGTACCAAGCTTGCCATGCCCCGTTCATTTTTCCGTCAATAAAACTTCCGTTCAATTCCGGTTTGCCGGATTCATACCATGATTTCCATTCTCCGTATTCTTTGTCGGCTTTAAAAATCCCTTCATAATATACTTGTCCGTTTTCAAAAAAGATTGTCCATTTTCCGTGTTTTTTATCGTTTAAAAATTCACCTTTTTTCCATACAGAACCGTCAGGATACCAATAAGTCCACATTCCGTTCATTTTTCCGGATTTATATTTTCCTTCATTTCCTTTACCGGTAACTTTTTTATCATTAATAATATTTGTTTGCCAATAAGTCCATAAGCCGGTCATTGTATCATTAATAAAATGCCCGAAAATATCGTTGAAACCGTCTGAATTATACCATTTTGCTTCACCGTTTTTGTTATTATCCAAAAAATTAATTTCTGCTTTTATTATATTATTTTCAAAGTATGTGATATGTTTTCCGTTTTTCATTCCTTCTGTATATTTGCCGGTGCTTTTTACTTTTCCGTCAGGATACCAATAAGTCCAAAGGCTGTCTTTTTTACCGTTTAACATTTTTCCTTGCATCATCTTATTTCCTGTTTTAAAATAAGTAATATTTATTCCGTTTTCAAAATTCAACTCACTTTCAAATTTGCCGTTTCTATACCATGACAACCATCTTCCTGTTTTATTTCCTTCTGAATAATTTCCTTTTGAGTATATTTTTCCGGTATCAAAATACTCAATCCACAAAGAATCTTTTAATCCTTTCTTATAATTCCCTTTTTCTTTTAATTTACCGTTCGAGTAATATGTTGTATAAATACCGGATCCGTTGTTAACAAGAGTATCTCCTTTTGCCGAATAATAATTTAACAATAAAATTGTATCTGAAGAGAACCTGTTTTCAGATTTCAATTTTCCGTTAATATAAAATTCATTCCAAATACTGTCTTTATTTCCTTTAACATACTTTCCTTTTATCTTTAAAGTTCCGTCATAATACCACTCTCTGTATAATCCGCCTTGAATTCCGTTATAAATATAACCTTCATTCATTTTATGACCGTTTTCATAAAAATATGTAACACGACCTTTAATTTCGCCTTTATAAAAATTTGATTCTCTTACTAATTTGCCTTCTTTGCTCCAAAATTTCCAAATACCGTGTTCTTTGCTGTCTTTAAAAATTCCTTCAGATTTAATCTTTTTACTTTCTTTATCCCAATAAAATGTTTTCATTTCTTGAGCGTTTACGGAAAATGTAATGACACTCATCAATAAAAGTATTGATATTTTTTTAAAATACATATTAGTATAAAATTTTGTTATTATATTCGGCTCCAAATTTACGTTGATTTTTCATTTTAACAATTTTCTTTTATAACCGGATGGATCAAAATAAAAAAAAGAAAAAATATTGGTTAAGATTTTTAATAAGCGGGGCAGCAGCATTTATTTTGATTTATGTTTTTTATAATGTATTACGAAAAAATGAACTGATTGATACCTTGTACGTTGATATTCTCAATAAATTTGTCGAAATATTGTTAATAGGGTCTAAATTTATTACTGAACTTTTTGGTTTTGAAGTTGTAACATTCGGTAAAACTATAAAAATTATTGATGGCTTTAAAGCTTCGGGAGTATATCTTGACAGAGGTTGTATGGGAAGAAATGTTATGTTGGGTTATGCTGCATTGATAGCTGTCTTTCCGGGAAAATTTATCCATAAACTTTGGTATATCCCTATGGGACTGGCTATTATAACAATTGTTAATTTACTTCGTATTTCAGGCTTGGCAATTACAGCTTATTGCTGCCCCGAATACAGTGACATCAATCATTATCTCGTTTTTAAAATTGCTGCTTGGATCGTTATATTTTTATTGTGGGTAATTTGGTTTAATCGGTTTAGTCCTTTTTCTAAAAAGAAAGTTACCAACTAATTTCAACTATATACCCACCATATTTTCTAATATTTATAACGCTTCCGTCTTCAAAAATTAAATATTGTCCTTTAATTCCCGTCAGTTTTCCTTTAAATCTTATTGATTTATCAAGATTAATACTTTTTACCTTTTCAGGATATTTAATAACAGGATAATTTATTTCAGTAATAGTATTATCAGTGTCAATATATTGTCGATAACCGGGATCAATTAATTCATATATTTCCGTTTTCTTTTCAATTAAATTAATCTCTCTGTCAACTTCATTTTTTAACATCTTTTGCCAACTTGTTCTGTCTGAAATATATTTTTTTAATTGAGTTTCAATCATACCTGCTGTGTATCTGTTCGGAGTTTTTGCAAGTTTAATTGCTTTTATTGCTCCTTGATCCATCCATCTTGCAGGGATTTGACTTGAGCGAGTTACACCGACTTTTAGTCCGCTTGTTAATGCGAGATATACATAATGGTCAGTTAAACAATTTTTTTGTGACCATTCAATATCTCTCGCAATTCCTTTATGTGCTTCACAAAGTTCGGGTCTTAAAATACATGGTGCAGTTTCAGGAACAGAAATAAAACAAGGATAACAATGACCTTGTGCAAATGATTTTTTTGTGCTGTTCCCGCAAGCAACACATTCAATTTTTTCCTGCCATACAATTTCAAATTCTTTCCCAATCAAACCATTCATAAAAATTTTTTCATTTGAGCCGGATAAAAAATAATTAACAGAATCTTTTAGCTCTGTTCTCATTTTCAATAATTTAACTGTCTTTTCCATAATGCTCAAATATAATAAAATAAAAAATATAAAAAAATATACTACTTTGTATTGCATAGTTCTAAATATTTTTCATATCTTTGTAAAACAAAATACAAAATAAACATGCAAATGGAAAAAATTACAATAGTCAATATAAATAAAACCGACTATAAACTAACAGAATCGGCATATTTATTATTATCAGATTATAATAAGTTCATAAAAAGGACTATACCTGATAAAGAAAAAATTGCTGATATTGAAATTCAGATTTCTGTTATTATTGATATGGAAATTGAGGAGAGAGGTAAAATATCGGTAGTTAATGTTGATATAATTAAAGAAGTTATATCTGTACTGAAAGAAAACCAAAAAATATTTTATTACCCGCATAATATTAAAAGAAAAAGAAAAACAGAAAGAAGAAAAACGCAATCCGGTTCAAATATTAAAAGAGATAAAAGAAATAATGTTTTTGGCGGTGTTTGTGCCGGGATAGCAAACAGATTTAATATTGATCCGATGTTAATAAGAATAATGTTTATTGTTGCAACTCTTATTACGGGTGTATTTTTAATACTGTATATTATATTATGGGCTGTTTTACCTGAGGATAAATAAAAATGTTGGTTACTGAAATAAACAGTATTACCAAGAATATAATGAAACATTGACAAATGCTTTAATGATTAAATGCTAAAATGCTATAATAAATAGTTCGTTACCTTTTTGTAAGTTGCTTTAAATGTGGCTTTGCCGGAGTTTAACTAAATATTCATTCATTTAAGCATAACAACATTTAATCATTTAGTGTAAACATGTGAGAACATTCATTAAATATTTAATCATCATTGAAAAACAGTAGAACAAAAATAAATAAACTATGAAACTTGAAAATGCAAAAGCACAGATGAGGAAAGGTGTTCTTGAATTTTGCATACTATCAATATTATCAAGAGGAGATGCTTATACATCAGACATAATTAAAGAGCTTAAAAATGTTGAGTTAATAGTTGTGGAAGGCACTTTATACCCTCTTTTAATGAGACAGAAAAATGCAGGATTATTAAGTTACAGATGGGAAGAATCTTCTCAAGGACCTCCGAGAAAATATTACAGATTAACTGAAAAAGGTGAAAATATTTTGGGCGAATTAGATCGTTCGTGGACAAACTTAACTGATTCTGTCAGAGAAATAAAAAATTATAAAAGATAAGAACAATTATCAAAACAATTAAATAATGAAGAAAACAATTAGAATACACATCAGCGGATACATCTTTAATATTGAAGAAGATGCATATGCAATTCTTGAAGATTGGCTGTCAAAAATCAGCAATCAATATTCTGATGAAGAGGGAGGCGATGAAATAATCAACGACATTGAAATGCGGGTTGCAGAAATATTTCAAGAAAAAATTGGTATAGAAGAAGGTGTAATTTCTACCGAAGAAGTCTTTGGGGTTATTGAAATAATGGGAAAACCTGAAGACTTTGAAAAAGATACCGGATCTGCGGAAACTGATTCAAGACATACTGCAAAACAAACATCAAAAACATCAAAAACATCAAAAAAAGCAAAACATAAAAAACGCTTATATCGAGATGAGGAAAATAGTATTTTAGGCGGTGTTTGCAGCGGTATTGCAAGTTATTTCGGAATTGATCCTGTAATAATCAGGATTTTATTTGCTGTTGCAATAATCTTTGGTGGTTTCGGAACATTTTTTTACATATTGCTTTGGATAATTGTTCCTAAAGCAGAAACAACCGCTCAAAAATTAGAAATGAAAGGTGATCCGGTAAACATTTCAAATATTGAGAAAGCAATAAAAGATGAATTTGAGAGTGTAAAAAAAAACTTTTTGAACAAAACAAATGTCGAAAGTTTCAATAAATTTAAAAAAGGACTTACTGATATAATTGATGCATTTGCTAACATTATTGTTAAATTGTTTAAAGGAGTTTCCGGCATAATTGGCGTTTCATTTATTATTGCCGGAATTCTTGCAATAATCATTGCATTCAGTTTCTTTTTCAGTAACTCAAATTCAAATATTCTGATATTTAATTACGATATTTTTAATTGGCAACCTTTAATAAATTTATTACCTACACCTTTTTCATCAACAATCACCTCAATCGGTCTGTTTTTATTAACAGCAATACCTGTGATAATGATAATTTACGCAGGTACAAGAATCCTTTTTAGATACAAGACAAAGGGGAAAGCATTTCGATATACGAGTTTAAGTTTGTGGACAATAGGTATAATTATTACAATATTTGCAGGAATAAAACTTGCAGAAAATTTTCAATCTGAAAATAAGCACACAAATACTTTTACATTAAGCGAAAATTTGTCAAGCACAATATATTTAAAATTAGATAGTGAGTATAACCGGGTTTTTAATAAGCCTGATTATGTTGTAGGTAATTATAATCTGGTTACCGGGAATGATCAGGTAAAACTGTTCGGCAAACCAAATTTTGATATTGTTAAAAGTAAAGATAACAAAACAAATTTAAAACTATTTTATTCTGCAACAGGCAAATCAAGAAAAGACGCATATTTAAGATCACAAAAAATATCTTATTTGTGGAATAACGAAGATTCTGTATTAAGCCTTCAACCTTATTTCACTATAAAAGGAGAGAATAAACTTTATAAACGTGATTTGTTTATTACCTTGGAAATACCTGTCGGAAAAACAATTTTTATTGATACAAGTATTGTTAACTTATTAGACGGAATAGAGAATACCGAAAACATGTGGGATCATGAAATGACTGACAAAAAGTGGGTAATGACAGATAACGGATTATCATTATTCATAAAGAATGATTCTGTTATTATTGAAGAAGAAATTATACAGCAGGAAATTGATACAGTAAAAACCGATACAAATATCAGCATATAAAAAAATAAATTGTTAAAGGTTACAAGCTGCAAGTTGTTTAAAATCTGCAACTTACAACTCGAAACCCATAATCAGTTGTATAATTAAAAAATATCTGAAATTTAGCTTGTAATCAGAAAAACTAAACATTGATTTTTTTATTCAACAAAATCTACCCAACCGAATTTATCTTCTTCATCACCGTTTTGGATAGCTATTAGTTTATTAAATAATTTTGTTGATATTTCACCCGGATTTTTCCCGTATGTATAAACTTTACCGGATTCATCATCCGTTATTTTATTAATAGGGCTTATTACAGCTGCAGTACCACATGCACCTACTTCGTCAAAAGTTTCTAATTCTTCTAATACAACCGGCCTTCTTTCAGTTTTTAAACCCATATCTTCAGCAAGAGTAATAAGACTTTTGTTTGTAATTGACGGCAAAATTGAATCCGACTTCGGTGTAATATATGTATTGTTTTTAATACCGAAGAAATTAGCAGGTCCGCATTCATCAATATATTTTTTTTCTTTTGCATCAAGGTATAACACATTTGCATATCCTCCGTCATGTGCCTTTTTTATTGAAGTGAGACTTGCAGCATAATTTCCTCCGACTTTATATTTCCCGGTTCCGAGAGGTGCAGCTCTGTCAAACTCTCTTGTTATCAACATTGAAACAGGACTGAAACCTTCTTTAAAATAAGGACCTACAGGTGTAACAAATATCATTAATAAATATTCATCGGCAGGTCTGACTCCGACTTGCGGTCCTGTTCCGATTAATAAAGGTCTAATATACAGAGAAGCACCTGTTCCGTATGGAGGAACAAATCTCATATTCATTTTAATAACTTTATTAATCATTTCTTTAAATAATTCAACAGGCGGCTCAGCCATCATAATTCCTTCTGCTGAATCCTGCATTCTCTTTGCATTATCTTCCCATCTGAAAAGTCTTACTCTACCGTCTTTCCCTTTAAAAGCTTTCATTCCTTCAAATGATTCTTGTCCGTAATGAATTGCAGTAGCTGCAATATGTATCGGCACATATTCAGAAGAAGAGATTTCAACTTTTCCCCATTTACCGTTTCTGTAATAGCATCTTACATTATAATCTGTCTTAACATATCCGAAAGCCAGTTCGCTCCAATTTATATTATCCATAATTATTTATTTTTAAAATTTATGAGTCAAAGATATTGAAAATTTATCATTTGTATGATATGTTATAAAACAAAAAAGATTTTGACAGTGCAAAATTTTTTATTGCTTTTATTCTTCTGTTATTAAGTCTTTTATGCGTTGAATTTGTACGTCTTTATTTACTTTACGCATATTTCTGGCTGTTTCGGTAAAATATTGATGCATACTTAAAAATTTTACTTGCAACTTATTCCAATCATTAAAAGAGCCTATGATACCTTGCACTTTTAATTCTTGATATAAAGCATCCGAAACAGGAACCATATCGCGTCTCCCGAGATAATCCAAGTCAGCATCAGCAATAATCTGCTCTAAGAGTGTTTTTGGTTGCGGCGGAAGTTTAGTTGCCATAATAATCCCTTTAATTATTTCAATCTGTTCCTTATCATACCCAAATTCAGGCAACATTTGTTCAGCAATTTTACAACCCTTTTCTTCATGATCTACAGCTCCTTCAACTTGTCCGAAATCATGAAACAGGGCTGCCGTCTTCAACAGCAACATATCTTCTTCTCCGACCCCTTCGCCGGAGCCAATAATTTCAACACCTATAGTTACATCAATTGTATGCTTATAATTATGATAATATAAGTGTTTCGGAAGTTCTCTTTCCAAACGGTCTAAAACATAATCATTCAAATCTTCAAATTTTACGATTTGAAATTTTGTATTGAAAATTTTATTCGGGATTTTCCCTTTTCCGTTAACCGATAAGTTAGGCATGTATCCCTTTATGACATATACAGGAACATCTCCTTTATATTTAACCGGCATCTTTGACCTGTATTCACATTGAAAAAATTCTTTTATAAATTCATAAGTCATTCCTGAAACACTAATTTCTGTCGGATTACTGGCAGATTCTATTCGGCTGGCAATATTTGCAGTATCACCTTTAATATCATAAGAAATTTTCTTTTTCCCTGAAACTGTTGCTGTTACAGGACCGGTATGAACTCCGAATGTTAAACTCCAAATATTCCTGTCATTTTTCTTTGACTCATCTTGAAGTTTTTTTAAATAAGCTTGCATTTCCAATGCCGCCATTATAACTTCAACCGGATTAGTTCTGTTCTTTTTCGGGATTCCTCCCGCACACATATATGTATCACCAATTGACTTAACTTTTTGGATATTATTTCTTTCAACAACTTCATCAAATTGGAAAAAGAAATTATCAAGTTCATCAATCAAGGCTTCAGCATCCTGTTCTTTTGAAAGTTCTGTAAAACCCTTCACATCAGAATATAAAACTGTAACCATTTTATATCTTAAAGATGAAGATGTCTTTCTTTTTGTATTAAATTGTCTCTTTGCATCTGCAGGTAAAAAAGCCAGCATTTCAGCATGTCTGTCATTTTCTTCTCTTAATTCTTCGTTTTGTTCAGCAAGTTCATGGTTTAATTTATCCAATGCTTCAATTCTTTCTTTTAAAACTTGAATCTCTTCTTTAAAATTTTTAACATCATCATTATTCATATCACAAATTTATATTGTAACAATATTCTGTTTTTTTTGTTGATAATATAATCAAAATTATCTTTTATGGTTGCCTTAAATAAATTGAATGTAAAAATAGAAAAAATTAAAGATTAAATCAATAATATTTTTTATATTAAATTGATAAAATATAAAATTTCTTGAAAATGAAGAAAATTATTTATAAATTTGAATTTTGATACAGGTAATTTGAAAAAAAATTCTGAAATTATGAATTTAGACAGACCAATAATTATTCCGTGGGATTATTCAGAACCGGCAGGATTTGCATTAAATCATTCAATAAATATGGCCAAAGTTTTAGGATGTAAGGTTATTTTATTGCACATTGTTAAAAAGATGTCAGATATTGAAAACGCAACGAAAAAATTAGAAGAAATTGTTGTTCAATATGAAAAAGAATCCGGACTAAAACCTGAATTTATTGTAAAAGCGGGAAGTATATTTACAGATATAAATAAAATAATTGATGAACAAAATGCTTTCTTTGCTGTTATGGGAACGCACGGAATCAAGGGGATGCAAAAGTTTACGGGAAGTTGGGCTCTTAAAGTTATTGTAGGTTCTGCAGCTCCTTTTATTGTTGTTCAAGATGAACCTAAATCTGACAGTTTTAATAAAATAGTATTTCCGGTTGATTTTAAATTTTCTGAAAAAGAAAAATTAGTTTGGGCCGAATTCATATACAGACACTTCAAATCCAAGTTCTATCTTTGCTATATTGATTCTTCCGATCAGTATTTTAAAAAGAAAATTATTGCAAATATGACAATTGCTAAAAAGTTTTTAACTGCAAAAGGTGTTGAGTATGATATAGTTAAACTTGAGGGTAAAAGTATTTCTGATGAAGCAATAAATTATGCCGAAGAAATTAAGGCAGACTTAATTATGATTACTACTACTAAAAATATAAGTTTTCATGACTATGTGCTGGGAGCATCTGAACAAAAAATGATAGCTAACGATAAAAAAATTCCGGTTATGACTATAAACCCAAGAAAAGACCTTACAAAAACTAAAGGATTTAATTAGTTCATTTTTTTAGCAGTGTACCGCCCTTTAAAAATTTGTAAAATTTTTTATGTTGTCAGATATGAATTGCTTCATCATAAGCTGCGGCTGCTGCTTCCATAATTGCCTCTGACATTGTAGGGTGGGGGTGAATTGATTTTATTATATCATGTGCCTTAACACCCGTTTTCTTTGCCACAACAAGTTCAGCAATCATTTCGGTAACATTGAGTCCAGTCATATGTGCTCCCAACAAAAGGTCTGTTTTTGTATCAAAAATCAATTTTATAAAACCGTCTTGATTTCCGGCTGCTGCCGCTTTGCCCGATGCTCTGAACGGAAACTTGCCGATTTTAATTTCATATCCGTTTTCTTTTGCGTTTTCTTCTGTTATTCCGACTGATGCAACTTCGGGTGTTGTGTATGTTGCTCCGGGTATGTTATTGTAATCAATAGGTTCCGGATTTAAACCTGCAATTTTTTCAACACAAGTTATTCCTTCGGCAGAAGCAACGTGTGCTAATGCTTGGCCGTGAACAATATCTCCTATTGCATAAATGCCTTGAATATTGGTTCTGTAATATTTATTAACTTTAATTTTTCCGTTTTCCAACTCTATTCCGTTCTCTTCTAATCCTATATTTTCAAGATTCGGTGTTATACCTACTGCCGATAACACAATATCTGCCTCTAATGTAAGTTCTTTACCTTTTGACATGACTTTTGCAATGCATTTATCATTAACAATCTCAACAGATTCTACAGAAGAATTAACCATTACTTTTATCTTCAATTTTTTTAAGGATCTTCCGAGTTGTGCTGAAACTTCTT
The nucleotide sequence above comes from Bacteroidales bacterium. Encoded proteins:
- a CDS encoding PspC domain-containing protein, with translation MKKTIRIHISGYIFNIEEDAYAILEDWLSKISNQYSDEEGGDEIINDIEMRVAEIFQEKIGIEEGVISTEEVFGVIEIMGKPEDFEKDTGSAETDSRHTAKQTSKTSKTSKKAKHKKRLYRDEENSILGGVCSGIASYFGIDPVIIRILFAVAIIFGGFGTFFYILLWIIVPKAETTAQKLEMKGDPVNISNIEKAIKDEFESVKKNFLNKTNVESFNKFKKGLTDIIDAFANIIVKLFKGVSGIIGVSFIIAGILAIIIAFSFFFSNSNSNILIFNYDIFNWQPLINLLPTPFSSTITSIGLFLLTAIPVIMIIYAGTRILFRYKTKGKAFRYTSLSLWTIGIIITIFAGIKLAENFQSENKHTNTFTLSENLSSTIYLKLDSEYNRVFNKPDYVVGNYNLVTGNDQVKLFGKPNFDIVKSKDNKTNLKLFYSATGKSRKDAYLRSQKISYLWNNEDSVLSLQPYFTIKGENKLYKRDLFITLEIPVGKTIFIDTSIVNLLDGIENTENMWDHEMTDKKWVMTDNGLSLFIKNDSVIIEEEIIQQEIDTVKTDTNISI
- a CDS encoding glycosyltransferase family 4 protein, which codes for MKIGFDAKRAFYNKSGLGNYSRSTIEQLTKFYPSHNYLLFTPSTENAVKFNIPDKVSIIEPKLFLSKAFKSYWRTFRLSKKIHEHKLDVYHGLSGELPHKAHKKSIAKLIVTIHDLIFLRYPELYNSVDRKIYYQKAKYACEIADTVIAISEQTKSDIVNFFGIDEKKIDVVYQGCHPNFQKEVDTNTKIEVARKYNLPENYLLNVGTIEKRKNSLSILKAVNEADIDTVLIIAGSKTDYQEEIIKYASENNIENKLLIINDIPFSDLPAIYQQADIFIYPSLFEGFGIPIIEALYSGVPVITTKGGVFSETGGFSSIYVEPENIEKLSDSILKILDDHDLRRKMIDEGLDYVQKFNEEKIASNLMNVYLK
- a CDS encoding 2,3,4,5-tetrahydropyridine-2,6-dicarboxylate N-succinyltransferase, translating into MNKSLFSTVEAAWENRELLKEKKTKDAISEIIEQLDKGKLRVAEPANGFWQVNDIIKKAVILYFPIKEMQVINAGVLEFHDKIPLKTGYQDLGIRVVPHAIARYGAYISKGVILMPSYVNIGAYIDEGTMVDTWATVGSCAQIGKNVHISGGVGIGGVLEPVQAAPVIIEDGCFIGSRCIIVEGVRVMKEAVLGANVSITKSTKIIDVTSYEPIEYEGVIPERSVVIPGSFTKKFPAGEYQVPVALIIGKRKASTDIKTSLNDVLRKFNVTV
- a CDS encoding threonylcarbamoyl-AMP synthase, which produces MQEDINKALKVLQNGGVILYPTDTIWGIGCDAKNEKAVEKIYKIKKRDDKKSMLILLNNINHIYSYVEDVPEIALDIVELATKPTTIIYQRAKNLAENLIAEDGSIGIRITSEKFTDKLLQRFKNPVVSTSANVSGDPAPENFYEISEKIKLNVDYIVNYKQDIRANQASSIIKIGLSNEIKVIRE
- a CDS encoding DUF2797 domain-containing protein; its protein translation is MRTELKDSVNYFLSGSNEKIFMNGLIGKEFEIVWQEKIECVACGNSTKKSFAQGHCYPCFISVPETAPCILRPELCEAHKGIARDIEWSQKNCLTDHYVYLALTSGLKVGVTRSSQIPARWMDQGAIKAIKLAKTPNRYTAGMIETQLKKYISDRTSWQKMLKNEVDREINLIEKKTEIYELIDPGYRQYIDTDNTITEINYPVIKYPEKVKSINLDKSIRFKGKLTGIKGQYLIFEDGSVINIRKYGGYIVEISW
- a CDS encoding archaeosortase/exosortase family protein, with protein sequence MDQNKKKKKYWLRFLISGAAAFILIYVFYNVLRKNELIDTLYVDILNKFVEILLIGSKFITELFGFEVVTFGKTIKIIDGFKASGVYLDRGCMGRNVMLGYAALIAVFPGKFIHKLWYIPMGLAIITIVNLLRISGLAITAYCCPEYSDINHYLVFKIAAWIVIFLLWVIWFNRFSPFSKKKVTN
- a CDS encoding PspC domain-containing protein gives rise to the protein MEKITIVNINKTDYKLTESAYLLLSDYNKFIKRTIPDKEKIADIEIQISVIIDMEIEERGKISVVNVDIIKEVISVLKENQKIFYYPHNIKRKRKTERRKTQSGSNIKRDKRNNVFGGVCAGIANRFNIDPMLIRIMFIVATLITGVFLILYIILWAVLPEDK
- a CDS encoding PadR family transcriptional regulator translates to MKLENAKAQMRKGVLEFCILSILSRGDAYTSDIIKELKNVELIVVEGTLYPLLMRQKNAGLLSYRWEESSQGPPRKYYRLTEKGENILGELDRSWTNLTDSVREIKNYKR